The nucleotide window AAAAGTTGGCTCGAGCCAAGATTTCACCGGCCACGCTGCGGGCCGCAATATCCTCGGAATCTTTGCGTTCGAGTCGCCCGGTGCACGGCTGCGGCACTAGGTTGGCTCGAGCCAACTTTTTATATGCGAACTTTGCGCGCGGAATTTCTTGACGTTTGGATTGCCATCTCTTGTTTAGCGATTTCTTCTGAATTAGAATTCACTAAATTTCGATAATTTGTCTGGAGGACATCCATGGTTATCACTATCGGTGCCGAAAAGGGTGGGGTCGCGAAAACACGGTTGTCTACGCATCTCGCAGCTTTGGCAGCAACTGAAGGAATAGATGTGGTTCTTTTGGATACGGACAAACAAGGCTCCGCGATGTCTTGGTCTCGCATACGCAATGACGAAGGCGTAACTCCGGCGATTCCTGTACTTTCTTTGCCACCAAATCCGGCTAGAGAGCTCGCTAATCTTGCCGGCAAGTACACGCTAGTTGTCGTCGATATCGGGGCGCAAAACTATCGAACGATGCTTGAATGCGCACAATTATCGGATCTTGTGCTGGTTCCTTGTGGACCCGATCAGCAAGAAGTCGAATCCACACTCAATGTGTTCGAAGCACTGCGTGCTCTGGATCATCGGCACCAGAACGGCAGTATTCCAGCTCATGTCGTTCTGACCAGAGTGTCTACAAAAGAAAATGCAAAAGCCACGAATGAATTGAGGGAATACTTCGCGGGAGAATCCATTCCAGTGTGCCGAACACACATTGCACAGCGAGAAGCGTGGCGGGCGACGGGAAAAACTGGTCGCGCCCTGCATGAACTCAAAGGCTCCGACCGGTCATTAAAAGCAATTGAAGAGATGCAGGCGCTATACGAAGAAATCGTCGAACTGGCAAATAAGGAGTGATCTAATGGCCACATTTAAAAAGAAGACTATTTCTCCGGCCGCCGTCGCAGTTGCGGAGGCAAATGCAGCAAGCGCCCCAATTGTCGGAGACCCCCGGACGCACAATGACGGGTTGGCGCTTGCTCAGCCGGTATTTCACGACGCAACAACAAAAGTTGGCTCGAGCCAAGATGTTGTGATCGGCCAAATTATCGAAGTGCCTGTTGAACGGGTCAGGTCGAATCCACTGAATCCACGTGCTGTCTATACGAGTGCAGCAGTGGACGAAATGGCGATCTCACTGACGAATAACGGGCAGCGTGTTGCCGCACTCGGCTATCAGGAGGACGACGGAGCAATCGTACTGATTGAGGGCGAGACGCGTTTGCGCGGCGCCCGGGCGGCCGGTATCCCGACGCTCCGGGTCGAAATTCGTGCCAAGCCCGCAAGCGAACGCGAGCTGTACGAAATGGCGCGCGCTGCGAACGTCGAGCGAAGAGACCAGACTCCGCTCGACGACGCTATTAGGTGGAAGGAACTGCTCGCACGAAAGATCTACCCAACCCAGAGTGCACTCGCTAAGGCGTTGAATCTCGGTGAAGACTATGTGTCCCGCACCCTATCACTCGCGCAGTTGCCTCACAAAATTGTCTTGGGGGTATCTGAGTATTCAGAGCTAATGAATCACAAGATGCTCAACGCCTTGCGTGAATACTGGGAACAGCAAGGCGATGACGAGACCTTCGAACTAATTCAAGACGCAGCCAGGAATGGTCTGGGTTACCGTGACGTGGTTGCTCGCCGCAAGCTAGCAGCCAAAGGCCCAGTGCGCCGGGCACGATCATTTCGGGAACACTTAAGCTTTGGCGAGGCAAAAGGGGAGCTAAGGACGTTCGAGGCCGACGGCCGACTTGAATTGAAGTTGAAGGGCCTGAGCGCACAACAGGCCGAGGAGGTCGCGAGAAAGATCAAAGATCTTTTCCCGACTCAAGTTACGTGACACTCGTTGGTGGCGACGACAGTTGATTGCACTATGGCAGCCGCGTTTCCGAGGGTCCCACGTAATACGAATTAGAGCCTGCAGCAAGAGTTGCGTAATACAACAGCACGGGACTACCTAGTTGCGCCGACTAGCGCACCTAGATTGGTTGAAGCATCACTGAATAGTTTTGCCGGAGAAGGGGAGGGGGGGATGCTGCGATTGGGGAAGGTTCTGCGCTTGACGCCAGAGGAAACTGAGCGCTTTCAGACGATTTCTGGTGACCAGACAACACCGAAGTCGGTGGAGGAGTACAACAAGGCCTTGCTAAAAACAGCAGAGCATTACCAACTGCTGGCCGCGCAAGAAGGATCCGCAGATGCGGAACTTCTTGCACGACTGGCAGAAGGGGAACTGATCCAGACCGAACCGAAGTTCAAATCAAGGCCAGATCCATGCGAGCAATAAGGCTAGCTGGTAGAACCTGTCGCCAGGTACGTTCCAAGCGAGCCACTTTGCTCGTCCATGCCCCACCAAATCAGTAGGCGGGACGATAGGCCCGTGCAGACGGGACCGACTCGTTTGCTTTGGCGAAGAGCCACAGCAGACCGATCACGATCATGGAGAACGCGAGCACACCCAGCTGATGACGCAGCACCGAACTGCTGACCGGAATGGTCAGGAAGTAGAGGGCGGCAAACAGCTGGACGACGACGGCCAAGATGGCAACTGCAGACGAACGGGATTCGATGTTCAACATGCTAGGCTCCAAAGATGTTTCGAAGCCTGCCCCCCAGCGGGGAGTAGGCCCCGATGGGTGAGAAACAACAAGTGCCGGATGGCACGGTGGACTCGCTTGTGGCGCATTACTGCGTCGAAAGCTTGCGACCACATGCCTATCAGACTGGAAGACTCCGCATAGCGGAACCCCCAGCGCTGATTGGCAAAGAGGAACTGTGTGCGATTAAGCAGAAGCCTTGGTCGCAAACAGAACCACGCGAGAGATGACGGTACTCGCGTAGCGCCCGATACCAGGCGCATCACACAGCAGCTCGAGCTGCTTACCAAATCCCTGTTCCACGAGAATCTCCACGACTTCTTCCAAGCATGCCAGATCGCCCACAAGGGACGGATACATGCGGAAGTTTTCGAGGAGCGTCTTCGGTTGCTTTGCAGCCACCTCCAGGAGATGGCTGTGAGCTTCCGAAATGGCTTGGCGACGCAGGGCGCGTTCAGACAGGACGACGTTCGACATGACAATCTCCAAAGGAGAATGCGAAGACATCGTCCCCACGAGGGAATCGAGTCCCCGCGCGGGTTGAAAGAAAAACGGAACGAGCAACAGCCGATCGAATCGGACAGCTACCAGAACCGAGGCACAACAAGACGACAAATCGCTGAAAAGGCGATGCCGAGACAGGAGAACGGTGAAGTTCTCGAGGCTACCGGAGTAGCAAGCCGTCCACAAAGGGACGAGCAAGATCACAAAGGATCTCGCGGGAAAAACGGGACACGCGAACGTGTTCGAAATCCTGCTGCTTGCAACCAAGGAGAGCAAGACAAGCCCAGAGGGACTTGGATGAAAGCTTGGGGAATGCAAGCCACTGCATTTCCCAAATCTTCATCCGCGTAGAGGCTTGCGTAGAAGTGAGGCTCGAAATGGTGCGAGTTCCAGCTGCTCGATGCCGGTGTTCGGCACGTGGGTATTCTTTTTCAGTTCGCCAGCAAAGTCAAGAACTACTTCCCATCAGGAATCGCTGGGGGCAGATATTGTGCAGCCCTAGGCGATTCGCTTAGGCACCGAGGGGCGCGACGGGAGCAAGAGAATGCCCGATTTGTCGTAGTCGAGCTTCGCGTCGCGGTAGACTTCCTTCACATCCTTCAGGTTTTTGAGGAAGTTTTCCTTGAACTTGTGAGGTGACGACTCAGAGCCGAACTGCAGCATCAGAGCTTCCCATGGAATCTTGGTCGACTTGTCCATAATCGCGTATCGATAAGTCAACCAGCAGTAGATGTCGATCGCCATTGCGGATCGAGACAATGCCTTCACAATCCGCAGGTCGACTGGAACCGGGCTCTTCGACAGCGTCTCATGGAACCGCTCGGTCAAACGAAGCCGAGACTGCCAGAGTGAGCCTTGGTCAGGGTTGTGCGGATTCCACCAAATCTCGATGTTCGCGTTGTCCACAATGCGAAAGCCATCAGTCTGCCAAGCCACCGCATCCGGATCACTCGTCACCGCGATATTGGCGGAAAACAACCGCTGCATCTGGTTGCGCATCAAGGTGATATTGCCTCGGGATCCCCCTGACACATGTTCTCTGCCGATGTTGCTCATGAACTCACTGAGTGAGTTGCCGAGAACCAGTTCGCGCTCACCTGTTTTCGCAACCTCGGTCGCAATCCAAGCCAGGATCAGGCGCGGGTATGCGCCGTACGGATACCCAATGGACACTGCCTCCTGGGTGATTTTCGGCTTGCCGCGGACAATCGTCTCCACCCGTTTCATGTAGTGGCCGGGTTGAATTAGCAGGCTGACCTTACCGCTATTTCGCCCCCATGCGGGCGGATTGTTCTTAGGCTGCACATACGGAAGAGTGGCGTGCACCATCCACTTGGCCACGAACCCAATTTGGCCAGCCTTCTTTGCATCTTCCGCCTCGATTGCCAAGGCTTCTTCATACAAAGCGGTGAAGCGTCGCTCCCGAGCGCGCTTGCTCTCCGACGTGGAATCTCGGGGCACTAAGACGAGTTGGGAGGGCTTCTTGGAATCTTCGTTGTTCATGTGAGCTCCGGTACCGGAACGTTTGGGGAAATCTACACGCTCTTCGATCTCGGTGTAACGCAGATTCAGGGTGAAACTGGGGTTTTGGTCGTTTTTTTTCTACATCGTGTTCGCGGGCGCGCTGGGCGGGGGGCAACTTTGGTTTTTCAAAGTTGTCCCCGGGCCGGGCGACCTCAACTAGTTGAGAGATATAGAAAGTCTTAGATACAGAAGATAAATGCCAACATATATGCGGTGCCCGCGAACCGTTGTCCCGTCTAGGTTTGCGGGCACCCTCAACCCTGAATCAGCGTTCTCTCTCCCTGAATCTGCGTAGGTACACCCTGAATCTGCTTGGACAAGCATGCTTTCCGCACCCTGATTCTTCGCCGGCCCACCCTGAATCTTTGTGGACAACTTTCACAATGCACAGGTTTGTCCACAGAGCGCCCTTGCGTCGATATCGAGCTCGCGGCCACAGAGCCTTTCCCACCCTGAATCTGCGCCCAGAGTCACCCTGAATCTTCGCAAATCGCCTTCAAGGCATGCTGGAGCTGAGGTTCTAGGGCCTACCAGAGGTCGACGGCGGCGTACCTGGCGTCTCGAGGTCCGGATCGGCATGAAGGCCGTACGGCGCATTTCCACCCTGGATCTGCGTGTATTGCTCAATCGGACTGGTCTGCCACTTGCCTCACCGTCCGCATTGGCCTAGGAGGTAGCGGCAATGCAGATTCAGGGTGGATTCCGGCGCAACTATCGGATTGTTAACGGGTTTTTCTGATGAGCAATCGGTCCGGCTGAGGCCATTCTAAGGTCATTGATCTGCTCAAGCGGGCCACGTCCATGCGCGGTATGGCCGGCATGCTATCCCACCCGAAGCGCAGATTCAGGGTGGGCATCGTCCCTGAAGGCCCTTGCGGTGGTGGTTGGCAGGCCGCCCATATATAGAGTGTCTGCCATTGTGGGAGGTAGAGCGGGAACGCTCAATTGCGCAGAATCAGGGTGGCGCTTGCGCTTGTTTTTGCCGCCCAAAGGGGCACGAAGATTCAGGGTACGCAGAATCAGGGTGGAAGGGGCATGGCTCCGGCTGCCGCACCGCTCGAGCCTGTAGCCGCGGTTGGCAGCATCGCAACCAGTGCATGGCGCTGCTGCGCGCCGACGGCAGATTCGCACCCCGATTCTTCGCGCACTCGGAACCGGTCGATTTAGATTCACCCCGAATCTTCGTTCGGAGGGAATGGCCGCTGGCCGCCGGCACCTCGGCAACAGTGTGCTGGCCGCGTTTGCCGACTGCTTACCCTGAATCAGCGTGTCGCTTTCAGGGCAAAGAGTGCTGGGGTGTGCACGGAAATCCACCCTAAATCTGCGCAGGTTGGCTGGCCATAGATGTTCGTCTCCCACAGAGTGGCCGGCGCCTCAGTGCGCGTTCGCGCACCCTTGTTCTGCGTGACCCCCATGTTGGGTTATATACGCTTTAGCGCCCATAAGTCGGGACTGAGGCGGATCTTCGATCCGCCCAAAATGCAGCTGCCATTGGAAAACCCAGATAGGAACGCTTTTGGCCAACGCTGAACGATGGGCGGTCAAGAGAGGTCAGGGAAGAAGCGCAAGCGCGCGTGACTCTTTTTCGTGCGCGACTTGTCCAGAGCTACGGGCGGGAAGCGCCACTGTGCACCCTGAACCAGCGTGGCATTACCCTGGGGTAGGGAGGCAAAGTTTCCTTGGGGCGCGTGTCTTTCGTCGACTTGTGTCGGCAATAGAAAGCGCGTTGCTATGCAGAAGCCGGGTAGGGCGCCTACGTGCCAAACGACGATTCGATGAAGGCATCGACCTCTCGGTACTGGCGGGCAATGTCGGCGACCGAGTAGATGCCCGTCGTGCTGATCGACGCGTGCCCCAGGAACTGGCGCGCGGTTTCCAACGCCATCCCGCCGGCCACGGCGTGCGAGCCGAACGTATGGCGCAGCCAGTGTGTGGTTGCCCGCGAGAACGCGTCTGCGAATTCGGGCGCTTCCAGGTGAGCGGCGGCCGCAGCATTGTCGAAAAAGCGCTTCACCGCGTTGTACAGCTTGGCCAGCGTGACGGCCTTCTCGGTACGGTCCGCGGGCACGACGGCCTCTGCACCTGCCGGCTTCAGACGCTTGAGTTGCAGTTCGCGCTTGTCCTGCAGTGCCGGGATGAGCGGCGTGCCGGCCGGGCAGGCCTGCGGATCCGCCGGCAGACCGCGGTAGACCAGGTACGCGGACAGCGCCTGCAGCAGGCGCGGCGACAGTGGGATGAAGCGTTCCTTGCCGCCCTTGCCGATCACCCGTAGGACCGTGATGGTGCCCAGCTCGGGCCCCGCGTACGTGCGGGTGATGTGCCCGGTGCGCGCGCCGGCCAGCTCTGCCCGGCGCAAACCGGTGCCATAGGCGAAGGTCAGGATGAAGCGAATGCGCTGGGTGGCGGGCGTCTCCGCTGGCAAGCCGCGCAAGAAGCGCATGGCGAACTGCCATTCGTCGTGGGTGAGACTGCGTTCGGTATGGATGCGGCTGGTGACGGTCTCCGGCTCCGCTGGCGTGCCATCCTCGGCCAGGCGCATCTGCCGCGAAAGGCGCACCTCTGCAAACGGGTTGAAGTCGAGGTAGTGGGCGCGCGTGAGCGACTCGCACAGGCTCTTGAGCGCCTGCAGGGCCAGGTCGCGGCTCTTGTAGCCCAAGCCCTTGCGAAACGGCCGCCACAGCGGGTGCGAGCGCGCTTCGACCCGCTCCATGATCCAGGTCGACGTCGGGGTCGGTGCCGGCAGGAAGGTGTTCACGTACTCGTTGCAGTCCGCGATCGACAGGCTAGAGAGCGCCTTGCCCTTCTGCAGGACGGCCCACAGCAGCAGCCGCTCGGCCTCGGTGCGGTAGCGCGCCAGCGTGTTGGCGTTGCCGGCGTACTTGCCTAGCCACCAGAGGATCGCCGCCTTGTCGTCGTGCGCCTCGGTCTTGTTGCGCGAGTCCAGGTCGCGGTTGGTGCCGAGGCTGCCGTCCAGCGCGCGTGGCAGCACGAAGTACTCCAACGGCGCGACCGACGTCGACGGCGCGCGCTCCAGCACCACCGGCTGGCCCCAGCGCGGCGGGCGGGCCAGGGCGGTCGGCGCCACCGGCATGCCGAGCGCCTGCCCATTGGCTTCCAGCCAGGCGGTGATGCGGCCGGCACCCTTTTCGCCGAGGCGCGGCACGTTGCGGTACCAGCGGTAGCCGGCCGCATTGACGGCCTGCACCAGACCTCGGAGGGTGTTGAGGCCGACGTCGGCGAGCTTGAGAGCGATCGACACGTCGAACCAGCCCAGCACGTGGTGCTCGGGCTTGGGCACTTCCACCAGCAGGCGCTCCAACTCCGCCAGCGCGACCAGTTGCTTGGCGCGCAACCGGGCGTTGCGTTCCTGCCGGCGGCGCACCGCGGCCTCGGCCGGATCCTCGCTCTCGCCGCCGGCGGGAAACTCGGCCGTAAAGAGCTCGAGCAGCTCGGCCTCGGTGTAGAACCCGTCCGGGTCGCGTTCGGCGGCGAAGTCGTCCAGCGACGGCGCTTGCCGCTTGGGCTGGGCACCGGGCGTGACTGGCGCCGCCTCCAGCGGCGCGATCGCGGCCGGGCGGATCTTCAGGAGGCGCGCGGTGGCGAAATCCTTGTGCTTGCGGGCGGCCGCGACCAACTCGTCGAGCAGCCAGCGCTGGGTGCGGCGCGCGCGCGGCGTGTCGCGCCCGAAATCCAGGTAGCGGTCGGCCGCGTCAGCGAGGTCCAGCCCCTCCAGGTAGGTGCGGAAGAACGCAATGTGGTGCAGGCCGATGCGCCGTCGCTCCGGGGCCGCTCGGGCAGCGGCCGGTGCCTGGCCATCAGCAGGCGCTGCCGGCGTGGCCACCTCGCGAAAGGTCACGTCCTCGACCGTCGCGTCGGCGGGCAGGGCGCCCGGGCGGTTGGCGGTGGTCTCGCGGTCGTCGTTCGTCGGCATGCGGGTTCGCTGTGGGTCGGTCTGGGGGTGTTCGTGGCGCCGACCCCGCTCGGCCGGCGCCGGCTCGGACCGGTGCGGGGCCTTGCTGGCCAAGGGCTGGCGGCCGGGGAGGGTGAGGCGCGTTCAAAAACAGCCTAACTTCACGTATTTTGTGAAGGGGTACATAGTAACACCTATGTATCCCTTGGTTTCACCCTAAAAAATTGCGCCCTCGCGCAATCAAGTCCACAGCAATGCGGTTGACGAAGGGAAAGTCGCACGCGGAGTCCTTGAAATACAGTCTAGGCGCTCGGTGGCTGCTATACCAAGGACACCTTGTGGAGGCAGCGGCTCGACCCGTGCATTCAATCCTCTTCCCGTTGCCCGGAAGGGCAGGGGAGTGGTGGTTGAGAAAATGCGACCGGTCTACACGGCACGCGGGTCCGCGCGATGACTAATCGACCCGAGGCCCTGGGGAAAAGCGGTGCTCTTGCTCGGCGTCAGCCTCATGCAAGCGCTCTTGCCAGGCCCAGTGCTGGTACCAGGGCCCCGGGCGCGTGGGCCAGCGGCCGTCAACAGTCGGAATTCCCTGGTAGGTCTGTACCCACCTTGCGAGGCTGTAGCGGTCGTACTTCGCTTGAAAGCGTTCGTTCTCGTCGGCGTCGCCTGTCTCGCCGGGAAAGCGGATTGGGAGCGTGTTCGTTCGCACGCAATGCACTAGATACGCAATGATCTCCTCCTCCAAGTCGCTTTCGGAGAGTGCCGCCTCCGTGGGAAAGTGGATGGCGAAGTAATCCTGGTCACTCCTGCTCCTGTTCAGCAACTCCAGCGCGCGTACCAGGCTCCTGTCATAAGGATCGATCAGCCCCAGATAATGGAGCGCATCGCGTATAGAGGACTCCATTGCCTCCGCCTCTTCGGCGAATGCAATCGTGACAAGATGGAATTCGCCGCTATCCGCATAGGCGCCATCCGGTAAGCGTAGATGGGGCGGCATCGAACTGTTCCGCTGAGGGGACAGGAGTAGGCCACCGTGGGAGGCTGTGTAGACGTGCCGGATTCCGGGTACGAGTTCCTCGGGCTCACCGATCGCGATTCCCCAAGGGGTGCTGTTTTCCAACTGGCGCTGGCGCATTCTCGGAGAATAGCCCACGCCCGCAGACGTGACAGCGTCGTAGACCGATCCATTTCCATCGCTTAGACCCAAGAGCGTAGTGAGCTTCGTCACAACCTCGAAAAGGATTGTCTGCCCATCTGAGCCTGGATCAACCGTGTCGACATAGACAGGCTCGTGTGGCTGCTGGACCGCCCTTGAAAGCTCACGCCAACCCGCATAGCCCATTGCAGTAGCCATGAACTCTTGAGTTTTCTGCAAGCTGGGTTGAAGCGTTCCAGGGTTTCGCCAGTTCCCTGGCAGTTCCATGGCGGTGAAGGCGTCGAAAAGACGGCGAGCCATGCCTTTGGCTTCGCGAAGATGAGCGGGGAATAGACGCATGGCAGCTCCTTGGCATGAGGGTCGGCGGCGGCTCGCTCACCATCGACCCCGACAAGAAGCAGGATGAAAGGCGGTATTACTAAGTGGCAGTGCCGTTGCGGCTAACCCAATGCGAGCGGGACGCTTTCTGCCAAGCGTAGATTTAGATTAGCACAGATGCGCCATGCGGGGCCGCAATCCTCAGAGATTCGAGTGCACGATCCGCTGTCTTTTCAGACAAAGCCCCCGCAAGAAACTTGCGCATGGTCGGGCTATAGATTGAGCCCTGCCGCGAGGAACTATTCGGCGAGTATCAGCGGTATGGGTGCCCGAGCCGGAAAACGGAAAAGGTCGCCTGAAAGTGCCAATTTCAACGACCCGGCCACCAGATACTTCCATGTTCAATGAACCAAGAGTTCCACGTTCGCTGAACAATTCAGCAGTGAAGGTCCCCAATCTCACGTTCGAGCGGTTCAAGATTCAGTGAATCTCGACAGAAGGTTTTGGCGCGCGCGCGTGCGGGCTATCATCAGGTAGGCAGACTTTTCTAGGATTCCATGAAAGCACGCACGCGCTGGCTTGCCTGTACTACCTGTACGGTCTTGCGGGACCATGTTCTCGACACCAGCGGCCAGACATCGCTAGGGCCCTGTCGCACCACCGAGAGCTGGGTCTGCACAGTTTGCGGAACCGTCCATCCAGTCGCGCCGGCGAACAGCGATCAGGCCGATCGGGACCGCCTAGAGCGACTCGGCCAGATCCGCTTGATTGACTGAGTGTAGGGCACCAGAGTGGCCGCCTCGCGCAGAATGTCTAGCGTGCCCCAGGATAGGCGGCGTTATTGGAGTTGGCTAGAGGATCTAGCAGCGCACGCCGGAGTCGCAGATAGTTCTGAGTGACGAGAGCCAGAAAAGCTTGATTCGTTTCGCAACTTCGCCGGGAAGGGCTAGAAGTTGTGCTTCGGTGGTGCACTATCGAGTGCATGCTGACAAACGGAAGGGAGGAAGCGTGAACAATCGAATGTTCCACAACGAGTCTGTTCGAGGCTTGGAGTTCCAGGGGCTGATAAGCGCTGACGGCCCGTACATCACGTGCAAGAGCCGATCGGGCGGTGTTGCTCTCGGGGTCTGCGGATTGCGCAAATTCGCCCCCGTCGACCCTATGAATCGTCCGCGTAACCAGGGATGGTGGCTTGTTAAGTACGACAACGAACCTCGCCTAGACCTGACCGACTTCTCAGATTCGGATGTGAAACAACTGAGCGAGGCCTTTGGAATTGCGTTGCTCCCCCCGCATCTGCTCGTCGCGCAACAGGTACGGCGGGACTACTTTTTCAAGTCCCGGGCGGGGGAGGCCTTGTTTGCATGGGTTCGGGCCCACCCTCGATTGGCAAGTCAACACGCACGCTACGACGCGTATCTGCCAGGCTGGCATAGCGAGGCAGTCGCATCGCACGAATAAGGCGGATGCAAGCGAACACCATAAAAAAACGGGAGGCAGAGCCTCCCGTTCGTATTGTTAGCTTGTTGCAATGGATTTACAGCGCTGCGTCCTTGACCTTCTTCAGCGGGCGAACCTTGACGCGCACAGTGGCCGGCTTGGCTTCAAACCACTGCTCTTGACCCGTGAACGGGTTTTTGCC belongs to Ralstonia sp. RRA and includes:
- a CDS encoding ParB/RepB/Spo0J family partition protein codes for the protein MATFKKKTISPAAVAVAEANAASAPIVGDPRTHNDGLALAQPVFHDATTKVGSSQDVVIGQIIEVPVERVRSNPLNPRAVYTSAAVDEMAISLTNNGQRVAALGYQEDDGAIVLIEGETRLRGARAAGIPTLRVEIRAKPASERELYEMARAANVERRDQTPLDDAIRWKELLARKIYPTQSALAKALNLGEDYVSRTLSLAQLPHKIVLGVSEYSELMNHKMLNALREYWEQQGDDETFELIQDAARNGLGYRDVVARRKLAAKGPVRRARSFREHLSFGEAKGELRTFEADGRLELKLKGLSAQQAEEVARKIKDLFPTQVT
- a CDS encoding phage integrase family protein, yielding MPTNDDRETTANRPGALPADATVEDVTFREVATPAAPADGQAPAAARAAPERRRIGLHHIAFFRTYLEGLDLADAADRYLDFGRDTPRARRTQRWLLDELVAAARKHKDFATARLLKIRPAAIAPLEAAPVTPGAQPKRQAPSLDDFAAERDPDGFYTEAELLELFTAEFPAGGESEDPAEAAVRRRQERNARLRAKQLVALAELERLLVEVPKPEHHVLGWFDVSIALKLADVGLNTLRGLVQAVNAAGYRWYRNVPRLGEKGAGRITAWLEANGQALGMPVAPTALARPPRWGQPVVLERAPSTSVAPLEYFVLPRALDGSLGTNRDLDSRNKTEAHDDKAAILWWLGKYAGNANTLARYRTEAERLLLWAVLQKGKALSSLSIADCNEYVNTFLPAPTPTSTWIMERVEARSHPLWRPFRKGLGYKSRDLALQALKSLCESLTRAHYLDFNPFAEVRLSRQMRLAEDGTPAEPETVTSRIHTERSLTHDEWQFAMRFLRGLPAETPATQRIRFILTFAYGTGLRRAELAGARTGHITRTYAGPELGTITVLRVIGKGGKERFIPLSPRLLQALSAYLVYRGLPADPQACPAGTPLIPALQDKRELQLKRLKPAGAEAVVPADRTEKAVTLAKLYNAVKRFFDNAAAAAHLEAPEFADAFSRATTHWLRHTFGSHAVAGGMALETARQFLGHASISTTGIYSVADIARQYREVDAFIESSFGT
- a CDS encoding replication protein RepA, whose protein sequence is MNNEDSKKPSQLVLVPRDSTSESKRARERRFTALYEEALAIEAEDAKKAGQIGFVAKWMVHATLPYVQPKNNPPAWGRNSGKVSLLIQPGHYMKRVETIVRGKPKITQEAVSIGYPYGAYPRLILAWIATEVAKTGERELVLGNSLSEFMSNIGREHVSGGSRGNITLMRNQMQRLFSANIAVTSDPDAVAWQTDGFRIVDNANIEIWWNPHNPDQGSLWQSRLRLTERFHETLSKSPVPVDLRIVKALSRSAMAIDIYCWLTYRYAIMDKSTKIPWEALMLQFGSESSPHKFKENFLKNLKDVKEVYRDAKLDYDKSGILLLPSRPSVPKRIA
- a CDS encoding AAA family ATPase; translated protein: MVITIGAEKGGVAKTRLSTHLAALAATEGIDVVLLDTDKQGSAMSWSRIRNDEGVTPAIPVLSLPPNPARELANLAGKYTLVVVDIGAQNYRTMLECAQLSDLVLVPCGPDQQEVESTLNVFEALRALDHRHQNGSIPAHVVLTRVSTKENAKATNELREYFAGESIPVCRTHIAQREAWRATGKTGRALHELKGSDRSLKAIEEMQALYEEIVELANKE